A stretch of the Marivirga tractuosa DSM 4126 genome encodes the following:
- a CDS encoding DUF502 domain-containing protein — translation MRQRILTKIAGYFFRGLLFVAPIAFTLLVIQAVFNWLDGLLPVNIPGLGIVILVSAIIGIGYLGSTYFMKPFFEMFEQIITKIPLLSLIYNSIKDLVGAFVGDKKKFNEPVMVQFDESGKIFKPGFITQSDLSKVELDGYCSVYMPHSYNFSGNIIVVKNDLVRPWDVNSTNAMKFIVSGGVSGFEDM, via the coding sequence ATGAGACAAAGAATTCTTACCAAAATAGCAGGTTATTTTTTCAGGGGGTTACTATTTGTAGCACCTATTGCATTTACACTTTTAGTGATTCAGGCAGTTTTTAATTGGCTGGACGGCTTATTGCCAGTTAATATTCCTGGCCTTGGGATTGTAATTCTTGTATCTGCTATCATAGGGATAGGTTATTTAGGGAGCACCTATTTTATGAAGCCATTTTTTGAGATGTTTGAGCAAATTATCACAAAAATCCCCTTATTAAGTCTAATATATAATTCAATTAAAGATTTGGTTGGTGCTTTTGTGGGTGATAAGAAGAAATTTAATGAACCAGTAATGGTGCAGTTTGACGAATCTGGTAAAATATTTAAACCTGGATTCATCACTCAAAGTGATTTGAGTAAAGTTGAACTAGATGGATACTGTTCAGTATACATGCCCCATTCTTATAATTTCTCTGGGAATATAATTGTCGTTAAAAATGATTTGGTTCGTCCTTGGGATGTGAATAGTACTAATGCTATGAAGTTTATTGTCTCAGGAGGTGTTAGTGGTTTTGAGGATATGTAA
- the nqrE gene encoding NADH:ubiquinone reductase (Na(+)-transporting) subunit E: MDLINLGIKSIFIENMVFAYFLGMCSFLAVSKKVSTAFGLGLAVVFVLTITVPTNWLLSEFVLNEGALSWISKDFASIDLSFLSFIMYIAVIASMVQLVEMVIEKTSPALYGSLGIFLPLIAVNCAILGSSLFMDQREYGLAESAVYGFSSGIGWFLAIIALAAIRERLKYSNVPDGLKGLGITMLITGLMGIAFMSFMGISI; this comes from the coding sequence ATGGATTTAATTAACTTAGGAATAAAATCAATTTTTATAGAGAACATGGTTTTTGCCTATTTCTTAGGTATGTGTTCTTTTTTGGCGGTTTCTAAAAAGGTAAGCACTGCTTTCGGTTTAGGATTAGCTGTTGTATTCGTTTTAACAATTACAGTCCCAACAAACTGGTTATTAAGCGAATTCGTATTAAATGAGGGAGCATTATCTTGGATTAGTAAAGACTTTGCTAGTATCGATTTAAGCTTCTTAAGCTTTATCATGTATATTGCTGTAATTGCATCTATGGTGCAATTAGTAGAAATGGTGATTGAAAAAACATCTCCTGCCTTATATGGCTCTTTAGGTATCTTCCTTCCATTAATTGCTGTGAACTGTGCTATCTTAGGTTCTTCTTTGTTTATGGATCAAAGAGAATATGGATTAGCAGAATCTGCCGTTTATGGTTTTTCGTCAGGAATAGGTTGGTTCTTAGCAATTATAGCTTTGGCAGCAATTCGTGAAAGATTGAAATATTCAAATGTACCAGATGGCCTAAAAGGTTTAGGAATCACAATGTTGATAACAGGATTGATGGGTATTGCATTTATGTCATTTATGGGTATTTCTATTTAA
- a CDS encoding NADH:ubiquinone reductase (Na(+)-transporting) subunit D, producing the protein MSTETVDKPVKKESESFLSKRRKKIVTDPLNDDNPITIQVLGICSALAVTTQMKPTMVMSIAVIFVIVFSNLTISLIRKLIPNRVRIIVQLAVIATLVTLVNEVLQAFAYDMYKELSVFVGLIITNCIIMGRLEAFALANKPYDSILDGLGSGLGYAWIILAVAFFRELFGSGAIFGFEVFKAIGFSADGWVGMDYQANGIMVTPVGAFFILGLIIWVQRNKTGYVEN; encoded by the coding sequence ATGAGTACAGAAACTGTAGATAAGCCGGTTAAAAAAGAGTCAGAATCTTTTCTTTCCAAGAGAAGGAAGAAGATTGTAACCGATCCTTTAAATGACGATAACCCAATTACCATTCAGGTTTTAGGTATTTGTTCTGCACTTGCAGTAACTACGCAAATGAAGCCTACGATGGTAATGTCAATTGCGGTTATATTTGTAATAGTTTTCTCAAACTTAACTATTTCATTAATAAGAAAGTTAATTCCTAACCGTGTTAGGATTATTGTGCAATTGGCAGTTATTGCAACATTGGTAACATTGGTAAATGAAGTGTTGCAGGCATTTGCTTATGACATGTACAAAGAATTAAGTGTATTCGTAGGTCTGATCATTACGAACTGTATCATCATGGGACGTTTGGAAGCCTTTGCTTTAGCAAATAAACCTTATGATTCAATTCTTGATGGTTTAGGTAGTGGACTAGGCTATGCTTGGATTATCTTGGCTGTTGCTTTCTTTAGAGAACTTTTTGGTTCGGGAGCAATTTTTGGCTTCGAGGTATTTAAAGCAATTGGCTTCTCAGCAGATGGTTGGGTTGGAATGGATTACCAAGCTAATGGTATTATGGTAACCCCAGTAGGAGCCTTCTTTATATTAGGGCTGATTATCTGGGTGCAGAGAAATAAAACAGGATACGTAGAAAATTAA
- the nqrC gene encoding NADH:ubiquinone reductase (Na(+)-transporting) subunit C: MRQSNYYVILFSVILTVVLGGLLAATSEGLGPIQQKSIELDTKKQILGAVMEVTSEMDVIETYDKAIKSEVTDYEGNIVTENEEGEPIIAEDVNVAKQYKISPEERLYPVFKYYGKDGGEEIESYILPVYGSGLWDNIWGYVALDTEGKTIKGAVFAHAGETPGLGARITEDQVQARFEGKKLYNDQGELVSVKMLKGENNPESKLDEHHVDGMSGATITGNGLNDMLKNYFKHYQSYFNKKGATATL, translated from the coding sequence GTGCGACAGTCTAATTATTATGTAATATTATTTTCCGTAATACTAACAGTAGTATTAGGCGGATTATTAGCAGCCACATCTGAAGGCTTAGGCCCTATCCAGCAAAAGTCAATCGAGTTGGATACGAAAAAACAAATTTTGGGTGCAGTAATGGAAGTGACATCCGAAATGGATGTGATTGAAACCTACGATAAAGCTATTAAATCTGAAGTTACAGATTACGAGGGTAATATCGTAACCGAAAATGAAGAAGGGGAGCCAATAATTGCTGAGGATGTTAATGTTGCAAAGCAATACAAAATATCTCCAGAAGAAAGACTTTATCCTGTATTCAAATATTATGGTAAAGATGGAGGTGAAGAAATAGAGTCTTATATATTGCCTGTTTATGGCAGTGGTTTATGGGATAATATTTGGGGTTATGTTGCCTTAGATACTGAAGGGAAGACAATCAAAGGTGCTGTGTTTGCTCACGCAGGTGAAACACCTGGTTTAGGTGCAAGAATTACTGAGGATCAAGTACAAGCTAGATTTGAAGGTAAAAAATTATACAATGATCAAGGTGAATTAGTATCTGTTAAGATGCTTAAGGGCGAAAATAATCCTGAAAGTAAGTTGGATGAACACCACGTTGATGGAATGTCTGGAGCCACAATTACGGGTAATGGTTTAAATGATATGTTGAAAAATTACTTCAAGCATTACCAATCATATTTTAACAAAAAAGGTGCTACTGCCACTTTATAA
- a CDS encoding NADH:ubiquinone reductase (Na(+)-transporting) subunit B, whose product MNPIQKFFDKIEPLFEKGGKYEKYYTLYEGHRTILFRPKLVTGKKGVQIRDANDLKRTMITVVIAMIPCLLFGIWNIGHQHFLAIGETATFIQKIGIGAIQALPIIIVSYAVGLGTEFAICVIRNHPVNEGYLVTGMLIALIMPPSIPLWQVALATIFAVIIAKEVFGGTGMNVLNVALTARAFLYFAYPTDISGEVWTYLGGATAIDGYSGATALAVAYDTGLNGTGTVLESFSSFWAEGMYSFKNMFLGAIPGSIGETSTLMVLIGALILIATGVGSWKIIFSVFAGAWLMGLGFNAIGVNAFMDMPAHYHLVIGGLAFGAVFMATDPVSAAHTETGKWIYGLLIGILTVIIRVVNPAYPEGIMLAILLMNVFAPLIDHYVVESNKKRRLKRATV is encoded by the coding sequence ATGAATCCAATACAAAAATTCTTCGATAAAATTGAACCTCTTTTTGAGAAAGGGGGGAAATACGAGAAGTACTATACATTGTACGAAGGTCACCGAACGATTCTCTTCAGACCTAAGTTAGTAACGGGTAAGAAGGGTGTTCAAATTAGGGACGCCAACGACTTAAAAAGAACAATGATTACGGTTGTAATCGCCATGATACCATGTTTACTGTTTGGGATTTGGAACATAGGTCACCAGCATTTTTTAGCAATTGGTGAAACAGCAACCTTTATCCAGAAAATTGGAATTGGAGCTATTCAGGCTCTTCCAATCATTATTGTTTCTTATGCAGTAGGGCTTGGGACTGAATTTGCTATTTGCGTGATCCGAAACCACCCAGTAAATGAAGGCTATTTGGTAACCGGGATGTTGATAGCTTTAATTATGCCACCAAGTATCCCATTATGGCAAGTGGCCTTGGCAACAATTTTTGCTGTAATTATTGCAAAAGAAGTTTTCGGTGGTACAGGAATGAATGTTCTTAATGTAGCTTTGACTGCTAGGGCATTTTTATATTTTGCTTACCCTACAGATATTTCTGGTGAAGTATGGACTTATTTAGGGGGTGCTACAGCCATAGATGGTTATTCAGGAGCAACGGCCTTGGCGGTTGCTTATGATACGGGCTTAAATGGTACTGGTACAGTGTTGGAATCTTTCTCAAGTTTCTGGGCAGAAGGAATGTATTCATTTAAAAATATGTTCCTTGGCGCAATTCCAGGTTCTATTGGTGAAACCTCTACATTGATGGTATTAATTGGTGCCTTAATTCTTATCGCTACAGGAGTTGGAAGCTGGAAAATTATTTTCAGTGTATTTGCCGGTGCTTGGTTAATGGGCTTAGGATTTAATGCAATTGGAGTCAATGCTTTTATGGATATGCCAGCTCATTATCACTTAGTAATAGGAGGTCTGGCTTTCGGAGCTGTGTTTATGGCTACTGATCCTGTATCAGCTGCTCATACAGAAACTGGTAAATGGATTTACGGATTATTGATAGGGATACTAACTGTTATTATCAGAGTTGTAAACCCTGCCTATCCGGAAGGAATTATGCTTGCCATTCTTTTAATGAATGTGTTTGCGCCATTAATTGATCATTATGTTGTAGAATCTAATAAAAAGAGGAGGTTAAAACGTGCGACAGTCTAA
- a CDS encoding Na(+)-translocating NADH-quinone reductase subunit A, with protein MSHTIKLKKGFDINLAGKAENKISNAPKPETFAIKPTDFPAITRPKLLVEEGDTVKAGSPLIYDKMAPDVLYCSPVSGEVAEIKRGEKRKLLELRILADKENEFEDYGKHSKSDLKSLDAQKAKETMLKSGVWPNIIQRPYGIVANPEDSPKAIFISAFDTHPLAPDYNFIYKEEEEAFAAGLEVIKKFTEGKVHINISEDKEMLKMFSQAEGVQINKFSGKHPSGNVGVQIHHIDPINKGDIAWTVKPYGVIQIGKLFLTGKYDASKKVALTGSEVSEPQYYQTYVGASIKNIIKDNISGDHVRYISGNPLTGERIEADGYIGYYDEQITVVPEGDFEELLGWIKPTTSKLSIHRAIGLLSFLNKKKEYVLNTNTNGEERAFVLTGEFEKVLPMDILPNYLFKAIMAEDYDEMEALGIFELVEEDVALCEFIDVSKHELQAILRKGINLMING; from the coding sequence ATGTCTCATACCATTAAACTTAAAAAAGGTTTTGATATCAATCTAGCTGGTAAAGCAGAGAATAAGATATCAAATGCACCTAAACCGGAAACATTCGCGATAAAACCAACTGATTTCCCGGCTATTACAAGGCCCAAGTTATTAGTAGAAGAAGGTGACACTGTTAAAGCAGGTTCTCCACTTATCTATGATAAAATGGCTCCAGATGTCTTGTATTGTTCTCCAGTGAGTGGAGAAGTAGCTGAAATCAAAAGAGGTGAAAAGCGAAAGCTATTAGAATTAAGGATTTTAGCAGATAAAGAAAATGAATTCGAGGATTACGGAAAGCATTCCAAATCTGATCTGAAGTCATTAGATGCTCAAAAAGCTAAAGAAACTATGCTGAAAAGTGGTGTTTGGCCTAACATTATCCAAAGACCATACGGTATTGTTGCAAATCCTGAAGATTCGCCAAAAGCAATCTTTATATCTGCATTTGATACGCATCCCTTAGCGCCTGATTATAACTTCATTTATAAAGAGGAAGAAGAAGCATTTGCAGCAGGTCTAGAGGTGATAAAAAAATTCACTGAAGGTAAAGTACATATTAATATTTCTGAAGATAAAGAAATGTTAAAGATGTTCAGCCAAGCAGAAGGTGTCCAAATCAATAAATTTTCTGGTAAACACCCATCAGGTAATGTTGGAGTTCAAATTCATCATATTGACCCTATCAATAAGGGAGATATTGCATGGACTGTAAAACCATATGGAGTAATCCAAATTGGTAAGCTTTTCTTAACTGGAAAGTATGATGCTTCCAAAAAAGTAGCATTGACAGGTTCGGAAGTAAGTGAGCCGCAATACTATCAAACATACGTTGGTGCTTCGATTAAAAATATCATCAAGGACAACATCTCTGGCGATCACGTAAGATATATTTCTGGAAACCCACTAACTGGTGAAAGAATTGAGGCCGATGGTTATATTGGCTATTACGATGAGCAGATAACGGTTGTTCCTGAAGGAGATTTTGAAGAATTATTAGGATGGATTAAGCCAACTACTTCGAAATTAAGTATTCATAGAGCTATTGGTTTGTTATCTTTCTTAAACAAAAAGAAAGAATATGTATTAAATACCAATACTAATGGAGAAGAAAGAGCATTTGTATTAACTGGAGAGTTTGAAAAAGTTCTTCCAATGGATATTCTGCCTAACTACTTGTTTAAAGCGATTATGGCTGAAGATTATGATGAGATGGAAGCTTTAGGTATTTTTGAATTAGTGGAAGAGGATGTAGCTTTATGCGAATTCATAGATGTTTCTAAGCATGAGCTGCAAGCCATCTTAAGAAAAGGAATCAATTTAATGATAAATGGATAA
- a CDS encoding 4-hydroxy-3-methylbut-2-enyl diphosphate reductase has translation MTAKLKVTIDQDSGYCFGVEYAIRMAEDAMEDSEKLYCLGDIVHNDMEVKRLYKKGLRVINHDELKQLHDCKVLIRAHGEPPETYRVAMENNIELIDASCPVVLKLQNRVKNAHDKMCTDKGQIVIYGKKGHAEVTGLNGQTNGNAIIVMDESDLDKIDFTRPVTLFSQTTKSTTGFYDIKQKIESRLKLAQSGIQEEKAAKLSANDSICRQVSNREPKLNEFSQQHDVILFVSGKKSSNGKALYQVCKAQNANSYFIESEDEIDSTWFEGFDTVGICGATSTPMWLMEKVKNFVENIEHQSLQSC, from the coding sequence ATGACAGCTAAACTTAAGGTAACAATTGATCAAGATTCCGGCTATTGCTTTGGAGTTGAGTATGCTATAAGAATGGCAGAAGACGCAATGGAGGATTCTGAAAAATTATATTGTTTGGGAGATATAGTCCATAATGATATGGAAGTCAAGAGACTCTATAAAAAAGGACTAAGGGTGATCAATCATGACGAATTGAAACAGCTACATGATTGTAAAGTCCTCATTCGTGCACATGGAGAGCCTCCTGAAACTTATAGAGTAGCTATGGAAAATAATATCGAACTTATTGATGCTAGTTGCCCAGTGGTCTTAAAATTGCAGAACCGAGTGAAAAATGCCCATGATAAGATGTGCACTGATAAAGGTCAAATTGTTATCTACGGTAAAAAAGGCCATGCTGAAGTTACAGGTTTAAATGGGCAAACAAATGGAAATGCCATCATCGTAATGGATGAATCAGATTTGGATAAGATTGATTTTACAAGACCAGTAACATTATTTAGTCAAACAACCAAAAGCACAACTGGTTTCTACGATATCAAACAGAAAATTGAGAGCAGGTTGAAACTAGCTCAATCAGGAATACAAGAAGAGAAAGCTGCAAAACTTAGCGCCAATGATAGTATTTGTAGGCAGGTATCCAATAGAGAGCCTAAGTTGAACGAGTTTTCCCAGCAGCATGATGTGATATTGTTTGTAAGTGGTAAGAAGAGCTCAAATGGGAAAGCATTGTACCAAGTATGTAAAGCTCAAAACGCCAATAGCTATTTTATTGAAAGCGAAGATGAGATAGATAGCACATGGTTTGAAGGCTTTGATACAGTTGGAATTTGCGGTGCTACTTCCACGCCAATGTGGTTAATGGAAAAAGTGAAAAATTTTGTAGAAAATATTGAACACCAAAGCCTTCAAAGCTGTTAA
- the cmk gene encoding (d)CMP kinase produces MRKIVIAIDGYSACGKSSTAKEVASQLGYSYIDSGAMYRAVTLYFHENYVTVDNPKDVSNALDKINISFVFNERKASSETYLNGLNVEEEIRKMYISNQVSKISAISEVRKSMVSQQRKLGKKKGVVMDGRDIGSNVFPDAELKVFMNAGLEIRAERRQKELLEKDQLVPIPEIEENLLARDKMDSERKENPLVIPDDAYILDTSELTLPEQVEYVLQLATEKMIKHDS; encoded by the coding sequence ATGAGAAAAATAGTTATTGCCATAGACGGATATTCAGCCTGCGGTAAAAGCAGTACTGCAAAAGAAGTAGCAAGCCAGTTGGGGTACAGTTATATTGATTCAGGAGCAATGTACAGAGCAGTAACTTTGTATTTTCATGAAAATTATGTTACCGTTGATAATCCTAAAGACGTTTCAAACGCTTTAGATAAAATCAATATTTCTTTCGTTTTTAATGAAAGAAAGGCATCCAGTGAAACTTATTTGAATGGCTTGAATGTTGAGGAGGAGATTCGAAAAATGTACATTTCTAATCAAGTAAGTAAAATAAGTGCAATTTCGGAGGTGCGTAAAAGCATGGTCAGCCAACAAAGAAAATTAGGGAAGAAAAAAGGGGTGGTAATGGATGGAAGGGATATTGGTTCAAATGTATTTCCTGATGCTGAATTAAAAGTATTTATGAACGCTGGTCTGGAAATAAGAGCTGAAAGAAGGCAAAAGGAGTTGTTAGAGAAGGATCAATTAGTGCCAATCCCTGAGATTGAAGAAAATTTATTGGCGCGTGATAAAATGGATTCTGAAAGAAAGGAAAACCCATTGGTAATCCCTGATGATGCTTATATTTTAGATACGAGTGAATTGACATTGCCCGAGCAAGTAGAATATGTTTTGCAATTGGCAACAGAAAAAATGATTAAACATGACAGCTAA
- a CDS encoding DUF4199 domain-containing protein — protein MKKDSIEYNGIIGGIIVFIGLVAYFLIMMAAGLEHNLELRTLNIIIMGAGVFYSIKSIKNRNSDFDYFKGIGTGMFTAVSSSLAFAIYIFIYLLSNPEFLQEIKNVEPFGNYLNAFLISFIIIMEGSGSGFFLSFGIMQWYKKRTPEKFLKEQKDSKKSK, from the coding sequence ATGAAAAAAGATTCAATTGAATACAATGGAATTATTGGAGGAATAATTGTTTTTATAGGTCTTGTTGCCTATTTCCTCATTATGATGGCAGCAGGATTAGAACATAATTTAGAATTACGAACCCTCAATATAATTATCATGGGGGCGGGAGTATTTTATTCCATCAAATCAATCAAAAATAGAAATAGTGATTTCGACTATTTTAAAGGAATAGGTACAGGCATGTTTACTGCGGTTAGTTCTTCACTAGCATTTGCAATTTATATTTTCATTTATTTGCTGTCGAATCCTGAGTTTCTACAAGAAATAAAGAATGTAGAGCCATTTGGCAATTATCTCAACGCATTTTTGATTTCTTTTATCATTATTATGGAGGGCTCTGGTTCAGGCTTCTTTCTAAGTTTTGGAATTATGCAGTGGTATAAGAAAAGGACACCAGAAAAATTTCTTAAAGAGCAAAAAGACAGTAAAAAAAGCAAATAG
- the tamL gene encoding translocation and assembly module lipoprotein TamL encodes MSIKIIKSFLLVSIIFFTSCVGTSYLKKDEKLLYKQRIKGNENISSDRLDDLFTQKANRRILLLPISPYVAFYEIGKQFYNKDQIEQQKEQVQESLSERIKMAREHEKFAKASRLERKLNRKSDKLSTKLEDGNILMRWGEPLAIYDSAATERTKDQIKLFLESKGYFDSKVDYETSERGLKDRRVTVTYKIEENEPYFIDTVFYDVGDDKVMMSVLVGGARNRLVKPGDIYDQSKLTSERERIETLMKNNGYYTFSRQFVEFNVFRDPDTTALGLEVLINRPQDALQHKRYTLDAVNFTTDVNTQLGGVKRTVEKFNSINYSYYKYSYKKRILDQRVFLRPGEYYSLEKTLNTQRQLANLDMFRFVNVKYDTAGGDFVANIFTSPLEKYQLSNEVGVNVNVTFGLPGPFYNVSLKNRNPFGRVEIMELSGRLGFEGVANLSDQTDVTTATEARANLSFTFPHFLFPFGTQLKSRFALLNPKTKTGLGFNYTKRPEYIRSNLNGSYGYSWQNKKRWIFDLTITDINLIESDLQDDFREALDEQATFGRQLSRSFLPSFVSSSSINISKNFNNYGQANSRASFIKFFVETGGNLLNINAISNNINDDSLAYFQFLKASVDYRTYIPYGRESTFAYRFHIGAAKPYGEFSRGLLPYEKYYFAGGSNSIRAWAPRRLGPGSFVETDEEGNFIYNFERPGEIILETSIEVRRNLISFLDGALFVDAGNVWSFSENDEPGSDFKLDRFFNEIAIGTGFGLRIDFSFLIMRFDLAFKLYDPARETGERWTIDEWNLGTRDNYGPALNIGIGYPF; translated from the coding sequence TTGAGTATAAAAATAATAAAATCCTTTCTACTGGTCAGTATCATATTTTTCACATCTTGTGTTGGCACAAGCTATTTGAAAAAAGATGAAAAACTTCTGTATAAACAGCGGATTAAAGGTAATGAAAATATTTCTTCTGATAGGTTAGATGACTTATTTACGCAAAAAGCCAATAGAAGAATTCTCCTACTTCCGATATCACCTTATGTAGCGTTTTATGAGATAGGGAAGCAATTTTATAACAAGGATCAAATTGAACAGCAAAAAGAGCAAGTACAAGAGTCTTTATCAGAGAGAATTAAAATGGCTCGAGAGCATGAGAAGTTTGCCAAAGCCTCAAGGCTTGAGAGAAAATTAAACAGGAAATCAGATAAGCTGAGCACCAAATTAGAAGATGGTAATATTTTGATGCGCTGGGGTGAACCTTTGGCTATTTATGATTCGGCTGCAACTGAAAGGACTAAAGACCAGATTAAACTCTTCCTAGAGTCAAAAGGGTATTTTGATTCAAAAGTTGATTATGAAACCAGTGAAAGAGGGCTTAAAGATAGAAGGGTAACAGTGACTTATAAGATTGAAGAAAATGAACCCTATTTTATTGACACTGTTTTTTATGATGTAGGCGATGATAAAGTAATGATGAGTGTACTTGTGGGTGGCGCAAGGAATAGATTGGTTAAGCCAGGTGATATTTACGATCAAAGCAAGTTAACTTCAGAGCGGGAGAGAATAGAAACATTGATGAAAAATAATGGGTATTATACCTTCTCTCGACAATTTGTAGAATTCAATGTCTTTCGTGATCCAGACACCACAGCCTTAGGTTTAGAAGTGTTAATTAACAGACCCCAGGATGCTCTGCAACATAAACGATATACTTTAGATGCGGTAAATTTTACGACTGATGTAAATACACAACTTGGTGGGGTAAAAAGGACAGTCGAGAAATTCAATTCCATTAATTATTCATATTATAAATATTCTTATAAAAAGAGGATTTTGGATCAGCGTGTCTTTTTAAGACCAGGTGAATATTATAGCCTTGAAAAAACCTTAAATACCCAACGTCAATTGGCTAATCTTGACATGTTCCGATTTGTGAATGTAAAATATGATACAGCAGGAGGTGATTTTGTGGCAAACATTTTCACTAGTCCATTAGAGAAGTATCAGTTGAGCAATGAAGTAGGTGTAAATGTAAATGTGACGTTCGGTCTACCGGGTCCTTTTTATAATGTATCTTTAAAAAACAGGAATCCTTTTGGTCGTGTTGAGATTATGGAGCTTTCTGGTCGTTTGGGTTTTGAAGGAGTGGCCAACTTATCAGATCAAACAGATGTTACCACAGCCACAGAAGCACGAGCAAATTTGTCTTTCACTTTTCCGCACTTTTTATTTCCGTTTGGAACCCAGCTTAAATCTCGCTTTGCATTATTAAATCCCAAAACCAAAACAGGATTGGGATTTAATTATACTAAAAGACCAGAATATATTCGAAGTAATTTAAATGGTTCTTATGGTTATTCCTGGCAAAATAAAAAGAGATGGATATTTGACCTGACGATTACTGATATTAATCTTATTGAGTCAGATTTACAAGATGATTTTCGAGAAGCTTTAGATGAGCAAGCTACCTTTGGAAGGCAGCTGAGTAGATCATTTCTGCCATCATTTGTTTCAAGCAGTTCAATCAATATTTCTAAAAACTTCAATAACTATGGGCAAGCTAATAGTCGGGCAAGTTTTATAAAATTCTTTGTAGAAACTGGTGGGAATCTTTTAAATATAAATGCCATCAGTAATAATATAAATGATGATTCATTAGCTTACTTTCAGTTTTTGAAAGCTTCTGTTGATTACAGGACTTATATTCCTTATGGTAGAGAAAGCACCTTTGCCTATCGATTTCATATTGGAGCTGCAAAACCCTATGGTGAATTTTCACGAGGCTTACTACCTTACGAAAAATACTATTTTGCAGGAGGTAGCAATAGTATTAGAGCATGGGCTCCAAGAAGGCTAGGACCAGGAAGTTTTGTGGAAACAGATGAGGAAGGGAATTTTATTTATAATTTTGAAAGACCAGGAGAAATTATACTGGAAACTAGTATAGAAGTAAGGCGCAATTTGATAAGTTTTCTAGATGGTGCACTTTTTGTCGATGCAGGAAATGTTTGGTCTTTTTCTGAAAACGATGAACCTGGTAGTGATTTCAAATTAGATAGATTTTTCAATGAAATCGCCATAGGAACAGGTTTTGGCTTAAGAATTGATTTTTCTTTTTTAATTATGCGTTTTGATTTGGCCTTTAAATTATATGATCCTGCAAGAGAAACAGGCGAACGTTGGACGATAGATGAATGGAACCTAGGGACAAGAGATAATTATGGGCCAGCCTTAAATATAGGGATTGGTTATCCTTTCTGA
- a CDS encoding RNA methyltransferase, with amino-acid sequence MLTKNNTKFIKSLQLKKFRQKEELFIVEGAKNTLELLNSSYKLKYLIVSEDFLSRHQKEINSSEIEPIIVKEKELSALGAFQSNTDALAVVHEKAPSKYDSNGFDLVLDDIRDPGNLGTIIRLADWYGIKNIICSETTAEFYNPKVISASMGSIFRTNLYRRDLKEFLGKNQNRKIYGALLEGKNVHQVKFEADGLLVIGNESHGIQKELIPLISEKVTIPKIGQAESLNAAMATAIICDNVYRNK; translated from the coding sequence ATGCTTACTAAGAATAATACAAAGTTCATCAAATCTCTTCAATTAAAGAAATTCCGACAAAAAGAAGAGCTATTTATAGTTGAAGGAGCCAAAAATACCCTTGAATTATTAAATTCTTCCTATAAACTGAAATATTTAATTGTCAGCGAAGATTTTTTAAGTAGACATCAAAAGGAGATTAATAGTTCTGAGATTGAGCCAATCATTGTAAAAGAAAAAGAATTAAGTGCTTTGGGAGCTTTTCAAAGCAATACCGATGCATTGGCTGTGGTGCATGAAAAAGCACCTTCAAAATATGATTCAAATGGCTTTGATTTAGTTTTAGATGACATTAGAGACCCAGGAAATTTAGGCACTATTATCAGATTAGCAGATTGGTATGGCATCAAAAACATCATTTGCTCGGAAACTACTGCCGAATTTTATAATCCTAAAGTAATAAGTGCTTCCATGGGCTCCATATTCAGAACTAATTTGTATCGAAGAGATTTGAAAGAATTTTTAGGAAAAAATCAGAACAGAAAAATTTATGGCGCTTTGCTAGAAGGGAAAAATGTGCATCAAGTTAAATTCGAAGCTGATGGTCTGTTAGTAATTGGAAATGAATCACACGGAATTCAAAAGGAACTTATTCCATTGATTTCAGAGAAAGTAACCATCCCAAAAATTGGGCAAGCTGAGTCTTTAAATGCTGCAATGGCTACTGCTATTATTTGCGATAATGTTTATAGAAATAAGTAA